The genomic region TAAAAAAGGTTCAAACATGTTTTATTATTCCTTCATCCATTCTTATAGTGAACTATTTTCTAATTGCCGTTTTTGTTCTAACATTGAAAATACGGGTTCCACTTCTTCAGGTTTGGGAATTTTTCGAGTTTTAATTATATAAAATAATCTTCGAATATCATTTAGTACACCAATAATAGTAGGTATAAATAAAAGCGTTACTGTAGTGGAAAATACTAAACCAATTGCTAAAGAAACGGCCATCGGCTTTATGAATTGTGCCTGCATATCACGCGTAAAGAGCAATCCAACAAGTCCTCCGAATGTAGTACTTGAAGTTAAGAAAATAGCCCGAAATCTTCTCTTCCCAGCTTGAAGGATTGATGAAATAAAACTATTTCCTTCGCTAAGGTTTGCATTAAAACAATCTACAAAAACAATGGCATCGTTAACAACCACCCCGGAAAGAGCAACAATCCCGAATAAGCTCATGAGTGTTACAATTTGTCCGAATAATAAGTGTCCAATTAGTGCTCCCACAATTCCAAATGGAATTGTAAGCATAATCAGTATTGGCTGAGTATAGGAATGGAATATGGATGAAATAATCAGAAAAATCAGCAATAAAGCAATCGGAAACCCTACTTTTAATGAAGCCAGAGCATCTCTACTGCTTTGTTGGGGTCCTTCAAATGACCATATTAATCCCGGATATTTCTTTTGAAGAGATGGGAGAAAAGTATTTGTTAAATCATTAATAATTTCTGTTGAATTAGTCTTTGTTGAGTCTATATCTGCTGTAACAACCACTCTTCGCATCCCATCAACGCGTGTTATTGAAGAAAATCCAGGAGTAAAATCTACATCGGCAACAGCAAATAGAGGAACTTCATATCCTTGATTGGTCCTTATACGGACTTGATTTAATATAGAAAGGTAACTACGGTCTTCACGAGGATAGCGAACCCGTATGCGGATATCATCCCTACCCCTTTGTATTCGGACAGCCTCTTCCCCAAAGAAACCACCGGCTAATTGTCTGCCTAAGGAATCCAGGGTTATTCCCAATGTTTGTGCTTCAGGTTTCAAATAAAATCTCGCTTCAATTTTTGCAGGACGGTAATCATCTTCAATCTGATATACCCCTTCATAAGTCTTAAGTTTTTCTTTTATCTCTTGACTGGCATGAATTATATCTTGAAGATTTTCACTTCTTAACCATAATTCTATCCCCGTTCCCCGTGGACCTCCACCACTTACATCATATTTCTGTTTTAATGTCCCCGGAATTATCCCCGTCTCTTTCGCCCACATAGAACTTATTTTCTTCGCATGAATCCCCCTTCGTTCTGTAGGTAATAACTCTACTCGAATTTCACCCACATTACTTCCACCCTGAGCAGAAAAGCCACTGCTACTCTGCCCTACGACACTATAGATATTCTGAATTAATGGTTCACCGCTTATTGTAGTTGTCTTTTCTGCTAACCTTTTAAGAGCCTCCTCCATCCTCTTTACCGCATCTTTGGTAACATGAAAAGGTGTCCCCGCTGGGAACTCAACTTGTGCCATTAAAGAATCTCCATCAGCGTCAGAAAAGACTTCAAATTTAATAATCTGTCCTCGGACAAGTCCCAGTACCGTTAATAATATGGCTATAAAAGCAGTTAATGAAATATAACGATGTTTTAACATAGTATTTAAAATCGGGAGATATATTTTATCAATAAAAGCATCAAGAGAATCGCTAAAGAACCATCTTAGTTTTCTCAAAGGATGTTTCCGATTATCGGAATTTGAAATAGTATGAGATAAATCAGGGAGGTCATTGAGATGAGCAGGAAGTAAGAAAAGAGCTTCAGATAATGATATACTTAATGCCGAAATAACAACTATTGGTAAAATGCGGATAAACTTGCCCATAATTCCACTCACAAACATCAATGGTAAAAATGCCGCTATTGTTGTGGTTACAGCCCCTATGACAGGCAATCCCACTTCTTCCACACCTGTTAACGCTGCCTTCATAGGTGGTAGTCCTCGCTGACGATGGTAATATATCGCTTCACCAATTACTATCCCATCATCAACCAACATACCTAACACCATGATTAACCCAAATAATGACATCATGTTTATGGTACTTCCAAGATAATACATAATGCTAATAGCCCCTGCAAAGGAAATAGGAATGCCTAAAGTAACAAAAAAGGATAAACGAGCATTCATTAATAACAGCAACATTAAAATTACAATAATTAACCCTTGAATTCCATTTTCTTCAAGTAACTTCAATCGGGCTCGAATTAACCGGGCTCCATCGTTCCATAAAGAAATTTTTACGCCGGGAGGCAACTGTTTTTGTTTCGCCTCTACATATTTATGAACTGCATCGGATATGGCTATATCATCTTCTTCTTGTGTTTTGAAACACGAAATTAAAACGGACTTCTCCCCATTAAAATCTGCCTCTAAGGGGTCTTCGTTAAAATCATCTCGTATTTCCGCTACCTGGTCCAGTGTAATAACTTCACCCGTAGGTTTGGCAAGCACAACTATCTTAGCCAGTTCATCCGCATAATATTTTCTTCCTATTGTTCGAACTCGTATTTCCGCTCCTTTCGAACGAATAAGTCCCCCGGAAATATTTAAGTTTCCAGAACGAATTGCTGATGCTACCTGTGAAAATGTTAGTCCTAATTTTTGAAGTTTTTCTTCCGAAATCTCAATTCCTATTTCGTACTGTTTCGCTCCAAAAATAAAAACTTGTGAAAGTTCCGGTAGGGCTTGTAATTCATCTTTTATTTGTTCCGCCCACTCTTTTAAGATTTTATCCGGCAAATTCCCTGATAAGGCAACTTGAATAACCTCACGGCGGATAGTTACTTCATTAGTTATAGGTTTCTCGGCATCTTTTGGAAATGTAGAAATAGAATCAATAGCATTGCGAACCTTATCATAAACCTTGCTTAAATCATAACTATCCATCACCTCAATATTTGCCATTCCCATATTTTCTGAAGCAACCGTTGTATATCGTTTGATTCCTTCCACAGTGTCTAAAGATTCTTCAATCTTTCGACAAATTCCTTCTTCGACTTCTTCGGGGTCTGCACCAGGATAAAGCACCTGCACGGTTATCATATCCAACGAGAACTCCGGGAATAACTCTCTTCGGATTAATAACAAAGAAATTAGTCCCGCAATAAGAATAACAGCAGTTAGTATATTTGCAAAAACACGGTTTCCGACAAAATACCCTAAAAACTGATTCATGAAACGGCTTCCTTATCTCCCAATTTTTGAACTTCCAGTAATGAATTTTCTATCGGATTAATTAAACGGGTTGTAATAACTACAGTCCCTGCTTTAAGACCACTCACTATCACTTCATCGCCTTGAATATATAACCTCTCTACTTGAACTGATTTCAATCGGTTATTTTCTGCCGTATAAACTATCCCTTCAAAACTTACAGCCGTATCCGGCAACCGATATACTCCCGACAATACTTTTCCCGGAATTTTTACCTGACAAAACATACCCTGAACCAATGGGATTTTATCATCCGTTATTGAAAAAATATTTTCCTTCTCAATACGAATAACTGTATAAACTGTCCTCGTTTTCTCATCATACCTTTCGATACGGTTTAATAATCCTTTCCATTTATGATTTTCCTTGTCTTCTGTCCACAAAATCTCGCATTCTTTAGGCTCTAATGGTGGAAACCATGCAGAATCAATATTTATATTATCTTTCTGAAACGGAAGCCATTGGGTCGCTTGTTTTGCATCTAAGGGAACGGATATTTCCAGAATGGAATCATCTGAAAGAGTCATTACAACAGCACCAGGGTTCACATACTGCCCTGCCTCAAGATTAACTGTTTTAATCCGTGCATTAAAGGGAACTTTCACCTGGGTCCGTGATAAATTAATCTCAGCCTGAGATAATTGGGCTTCTGCGCTTTTTACTGCTTCCTCGGATTCTCTAACTTTTAAAGGATATAACTCAACGGATTGAACCAATAGGTTATAAGCATCCAATGCCTGATTATAAGCCCTCTCTGTTTGTTCAACATTGGATTGTGTCCCTACTTTTTCTCTTTCAAATAACTGCTTTACACGCTGAAACTCTGAATAAGCCAGGTCTTTTGTGCGTTCTAATGTTTTTAGTCGTTCCTTATCAGAGGCAAACTGTTCCTGTATTCTTTTCAATGTTTGTCTCGATTGCTCTAAACCTGCTTGTGCAGACTTTAATCGCACCTGATAGTCACTGGGGTCTATTTCAAATAAAACTTCTCCCGCCGGAATAACTTCACCGGCTTCAAGTCTTGGATGTATGCGAATAACGCGTCCTGATACTTCCGGGGATATAGGAACAGTCGCTAAGGTCCGAACTTCTCCAAAACCGTTCAATATAATCGGGACATCTTCGGGCTGAGCCTGAATTACATTAACAGGAATGGGAATTTCTTCCTGTTCCGCTTGTGCAGGCGGCTTGCGAAGGGAGGAAAAGAAAACGAATGAAATAATCCCTAATAACAAAATTAAAATAGCGATAAAAAATGAGAATAACTTTGCTATTGTTAAATATCTTTTTACTTCATCATTACTCATAAAATTTCCTCTCTTTATTTATTGGTATTCTGAACGGTTATTAAATATTCTCTTATCTTTTTATAAACATCAACCCATTGAGATGCCGTTTCATCGCCTAAACCCTTTAACAATTCACTTATCCCCGTTAAAATCTGATTTTCATGCCATTTTAGAGTTTCACTGGCTTCCGGTGTTAAGCGTATCTGTATCTCACGACGGTCCTCCGACGACTGTTCGCGAACTACTAAACCTAATTCTACCAATCGGTCTAACATCAAACTTGCTGCAGAAGGTGATACATATAAATATTCTGCTAACTCTTTTAATTTTAATGGCTCACAGTCCTTTATTGTAATCAACATCTGGAACTGCGGCATTGTCAGGTCATGCCCTAACTTTATTTTTTCTTTATCGGCAGAACAACAATGGAACCTGTTATGCATCCACCGTTGTATCATCTGAATTGTTTTGAATATTTCGTAGACTAACTCATCATAGCGTTCCATTATTTATCTCCAAAATCTGCGAAAATCCTATTTTTGAATTTTTTCTTTAATTACTTCCGTCATCTGTTGAACCAACTCATCGGTAACAATTGTTTTCCCTTTTTCTACGCCTAAATCTGTTATTACAATATGTTCAAAGGGTATTTCTCTCTTCTCAAATATTTTCTTCCCACAGGCAACAGAGCAACCATCTATTACCACATTCTTGTTTGCTGCTAATGCAGACTGTATAAAACCAGATGCATCAGATGCAACGCCTGAAAGACACGAACCACGACAAACTTTTTCTCTTACTAAATTTCTCATAACTCGGTCTGCTATCAGCCCCGTATTTGCGACACCAGAACAAGAGTAAATAAGAGTAACACCTTCTTCATTAGAACAATTACATTGCATAAACTCAATCCTTATAGTAATAGTTTTTTAATTATTTTACCATAAAATAATTTAATAATCAAATTATTTTTTTTATTTATTATTTAATTATTAAAATATTTTATATTCTTATTAATAAAACACCAAAAATAAAAGGAAAGTTCCCTTCATGTGGTTTTTATCGTTATAATATAAACTAAAGTAAATAACTATCTTTGATTAAAATGACTGCATTAGTAAAATGTGAACTTTGTCCGCGTTATTGTATTCTTGACAATGGTCAAAAAGGCGAATGCCGTATCCGCGTCAATATAGAGGGGAAACTTTATACTCTTACATATGGTCATCCCTGTTCTATCCATATTGACCCTGTAGAAAAAAAACCTCTTTATCATTTTTTACCGGGAACACCTATTTTATCGCTTGCCACTGTAGGTTGTAACCTTCATTGTAAAAATTGCCAGAATTGGGAAATATCTCAGACAGAACCTTATCAATTGGAAACAGAATTTATAGAACCTGAAAAAATTTCTACATTGGCTATCCAGTATCAATGTCCTTCCATCGCTTATACTTATACAGAGCCATTGGCTTACTATGAATATACCTACGAGTGCTGTAAAATATCCGCTGAAAAAGGCTTAAAGAATGTTCTTGTAACCGCAGGATATATTAACGAAGAACCTTATAAAAGATTATTACCTCTTGTCCATTCTGCAAATATAGATTTAAAAGGCTTTTCAGAGGAATTTTACAGGACGGTATGCGATGGAACTTTAAAGCCTGTATTAAAAACTTTGGAACTAACTAAAAATGCGGGCGTTGAATTAGAAGTTACAAATTTAGTTATTCCTACAATGAACGATAAAGATGAAGATTTTCAAAAACTATGCGAATGGGTAGTAAGTAATTTAGGAAAAGACACCCCATTACATTTCTCCCAATTCTATCCTCGTTACAAAATGACACATTTACCCCCAACACCTTTAGAAACCCTTCTGAAAGCGCGTCAAATTGCCTTAAATGTAGGTTTGCAATTTGTGTATATTGGGAATATTATTCATAGAGAAAGTTCTAATACCTATTGCCCATCATGTAAAAGTTTACTTGTTGAACGATATGGCTTCAATGTTCTTCAAAATAATATTTCACAGGGGAAATGTCCCAAATGTAACACGGAGATATACGGAATATGGCAATAAATAGACGAAGATTTTTATCATATTTTTTAACTGCTGTAATCACGAAATATGGTGTAAAAAAGCCTTCTTTAATTCGACAGACTTATGCTATACCACTACCTAATAAGAAAGTTCTTATTCATTTTACTACCAAAAATAAAAATAATATTTTTTCACCCAAACCTTCATCATGGATAGGTTGAAATTTAATATAATAATAAAAGGTCAATAAGGGGATATTCGATGAGAAATTATTCCTATATAATTTTATTCCTTCTATTCATTGTTGTTATTCCATTTGCATGCGGAGAAAATTCCACTTCGAATAAGGAGAAAGAAGTTGGTTCTCCAAAAGTTTATAAATCACTAATAGCCGGCCAATGGTATGACGCATCTCCTCAAAAACTTACGCAGCAGATTTCGGAAATGTTTAATAAGGCAGATATAGAACCTATAGAAAATGTAATAGGACTTATATTACCTCATGCAGGTTATATGTATTCTGGACTAACTGCATGCAAAGGGATTAAGGCAACAGATAAATCTTTATATTCCAGAATAATTATCTTGGGAACCAGTCATAGAGCACCCTTGGAGAATATTATAAGTATTCCCTCCGTAGATTTTTATGAAACACCCTTAGGACAAATACCTATTGATGTAGAAATTATTCAGGATTTAAAAAAATTTCCGTATTTTAAAGAAGTCCCTTTGGCTCAACAGGGAGAACATAGTATTGAAATTGAGTTGCCATTACTTCAATACGTTAAAAAAGACTTTAAATTAATTCCTCTAATTTGCGGAAAATTAGATTTAGAAACTACACAAAAAATAGCACAGATATTACAAAACTACATTGATGAAAAAACATTAGTCATTGCCAGTAGCGATTTCACTCATTATGGACCGAATTATAATTACATACCTTTTAGTGAGGACATTCCTAAAAATCTTAAAAAACTGGATATGGGAGCATATCAATATATAGAAAAACGGGATGTAAAGAAGTTTTATGAATATATTGAAAAAACAGGGATTACAATTTGTGGTCCGTATGGAATTGGAGTTTTAATGTATCTATTACCCGAAAATACTCAAGTAAATCTTGTAGAATATAAACAATCCGGTGAAATTGTAAACGATTATCAGAATTCCGTAAGTTATTTCGGGATTGCTTTCACTGGGACATGGGAAAAGAAGGAAAGAACACCTATGAATACTTCAACAACATTAACACCTGAAGAAAAAAAAGACTTATTAAAATTAGCACGCTGGACACTTGAATATGTGTTAGAACACAACAAATTGCCATCTGATAACGAAATACCCATCAAAGTAACAGAAATAATGAAAACACCACGAGCCGCCTTTGTTACTTTGAAAATAAACGAGGACCTTCGAGGTTGTATCGGCGAAATTTTTGCAACAAAACCTATGTATAAATCTGTTCTTCAAAACGCATATAATGCAGGTTTTAAAGATCCTCGATTTTACCCTATTTCAAAAGAGGAGTTACCTAAAATTAAAATTGATATATCCCTTCTTACCCATCCCCGAAAAATAAATCATTATAACGAGATTGAATTAGGCAAACACGGAATTATTCTTAAAAAAGGTTATTATCAGGCTTTATTCTTACCGCAGGTAGCCCCTGAACAAAATTGGAATTTGCAGCAGACATTAGAACATCTGTCCATGAAAGCAGGATTACCACCTGATGGATATAAAGAAGGTGCTGAATTTGAAGTTTTTGAAGCAGAAGTATTCCACGAAGAGTAATTGTGAAAAAATATCTATTACCCATTTCATTAGGTTTGTTTTCAATTACTGCACAAGCATTGCTTGTGCGTGATTTCTTACATTGTATCGAAGAAAACGAACTTACATTAGGTATTCTTTACTTCTTTTGGTTTTTATGGATTATTCCCGGCTCTCTTGTTGGAAAACTTTTTTACAAATATTCCTACCTTTTTCCGATTACCTCTCTTCTCTATATTCCATCATGGTTATGGGGTCATTTTCTGGTTCGTAATTCACGATATATCTCGGATATCCCAACATATGAACTCTTTAACATCCACGACCTCTTTTTATATTCTGCAATAGCACCCGCAGGGATAAGTTTCTTTACAGGATTTTTATTTACCCATTGTGTCTTATGGTGGGAGAACAATTTTATCCATAAAACAAGTAATTCCCAACCTTCGACAATAGTTCGTCATGTATATGCTTATGAGGCTTTAGGTGCAGTATTGGGTGGAGTTATTACCTCTATTAGTATTTTTTTGGGACTTTCTCATTGGATACCCTTTTGTATTTCCGTATGGTTTCTAATTACTTCCTCTCTATTATCATTAGATTATCCATTCTTGGAAAAAGTATTACCTATTGCTCTTCTTCCATTACTCCTACTATCAACATTCCTTCTGGAATCGTGGGAAAACAAATCCCTGTGGAATCATATTACAAAAAATGAAAATTTTAAAGGGAAAATAATTACTCAAAAAGGGGAATATTTATACGGGTATGATAATAGCCAATTTATCCTTCTACGAAACCTCAAGCCCGTATTAAGTTTTCCAAATCAGGAATACGGTTTGCATTTACTATCTACTTTCCTTGCCCAGAAAAATGATGCAAAAAACATTCTACTTATAGGAGAACCTTTTCTTTATACATTACCCTATTTAATAAATATCAACAGTATAGAAAAAATTTTATGGATACCTTTTGACTTTGAACTATCCACAAAAATTATTCCATTATTATCTGAAAATTCTCTTTTTAATAATAAAAAACTCGTATTTCCACAAGCCGAACCCCATTCTTTTTTGAAAAATACGGACGATAGATTTGACATTATCCTTGTCTATACAAGTGACCCACAAACTATTTCTTCTAATCAATATTTAACGGATAGTTTTTTTACTTTGCTCAAAACTCATCTTGCAGATAAAGGTATAGGAGGTATTCGAATTTCGGGGGGAGAAAATTTTTTAGGTGGTGAAATAGCCACACTTGGCGCATCCATATACTTTACTTTTCAGCAGGTATTTAAAGTTAATGCATTG from Candidatus Hydrogenedens sp. harbors:
- a CDS encoding efflux RND transporter permease subunit; translation: MNQFLGYFVGNRVFANILTAVILIAGLISLLLIRRELFPEFSLDMITVQVLYPGADPEEVEEGICRKIEESLDTVEGIKRYTTVASENMGMANIEVMDSYDLSKVYDKVRNAIDSISTFPKDAEKPITNEVTIRREVIQVALSGNLPDKILKEWAEQIKDELQALPELSQVFIFGAKQYEIGIEISEEKLQKLGLTFSQVASAIRSGNLNISGGLIRSKGAEIRVRTIGRKYYADELAKIVVLAKPTGEVITLDQVAEIRDDFNEDPLEADFNGEKSVLISCFKTQEEDDIAISDAVHKYVEAKQKQLPPGVKISLWNDGARLIRARLKLLEENGIQGLIIVILMLLLLMNARLSFFVTLGIPISFAGAISIMYYLGSTINMMSLFGLIMVLGMLVDDGIVIGEAIYYHRQRGLPPMKAALTGVEEVGLPVIGAVTTTIAAFLPLMFVSGIMGKFIRILPIVVISALSISLSEALFLLPAHLNDLPDLSHTISNSDNRKHPLRKLRWFFSDSLDAFIDKIYLPILNTMLKHRYISLTAFIAILLTVLGLVRGQIIKFEVFSDADGDSLMAQVEFPAGTPFHVTKDAVKRMEEALKRLAEKTTTISGEPLIQNIYSVVGQSSSGFSAQGGSNVGEIRVELLPTERRGIHAKKISSMWAKETGIIPGTLKQKYDVSGGGPRGTGIELWLRSENLQDIIHASQEIKEKLKTYEGVYQIEDDYRPAKIEARFYLKPEAQTLGITLDSLGRQLAGGFFGEEAVRIQRGRDDIRIRVRYPREDRSYLSILNQVRIRTNQGYEVPLFAVADVDFTPGFSSITRVDGMRRVVVTADIDSTKTNSTEIINDLTNTFLPSLQKKYPGLIWSFEGPQQSSRDALASLKVGFPIALLLIFLIISSIFHSYTQPILIMLTIPFGIVGALIGHLLFGQIVTLMSLFGIVALSGVVVNDAIVFVDCFNANLSEGNSFISSILQAGKRRFRAIFLTSSTTFGGLVGLLFTRDMQAQFIKPMAVSLAIGLVFSTTVTLLFIPTIIGVLNDIRRLFYIIKTRKIPKPEEVEPVFSMLEQKRQLENSSL
- a CDS encoding biotin/lipoyl-binding protein, producing the protein MSNDEVKRYLTIAKLFSFFIAILILLLGIISFVFFSSLRKPPAQAEQEEIPIPVNVIQAQPEDVPIILNGFGEVRTLATVPISPEVSGRVIRIHPRLEAGEVIPAGEVLFEIDPSDYQVRLKSAQAGLEQSRQTLKRIQEQFASDKERLKTLERTKDLAYSEFQRVKQLFEREKVGTQSNVEQTERAYNQALDAYNLLVQSVELYPLKVRESEEAVKSAEAQLSQAEINLSRTQVKVPFNARIKTVNLEAGQYVNPGAVVMTLSDDSILEISVPLDAKQATQWLPFQKDNINIDSAWFPPLEPKECEILWTEDKENHKWKGLLNRIERYDEKTRTVYTVIRIEKENIFSITDDKIPLVQGMFCQVKIPGKVLSGVYRLPDTAVSFEGIVYTAENNRLKSVQVERLYIQGDEVIVSGLKAGTVVITTRLINPIENSLLEVQKLGDKEAVS
- a CDS encoding MarR family transcriptional regulator, coding for MERYDELVYEIFKTIQMIQRWMHNRFHCCSADKEKIKLGHDLTMPQFQMLITIKDCEPLKLKELAEYLYVSPSAASLMLDRLVELGLVVREQSSEDRREIQIRLTPEASETLKWHENQILTGISELLKGLGDETASQWVDVYKKIREYLITVQNTNK
- a CDS encoding putative zinc-binding protein, which codes for MQCNCSNEEGVTLIYSCSGVANTGLIADRVMRNLVREKVCRGSCLSGVASDASGFIQSALAANKNVVIDGCSVACGKKIFEKREIPFEHIVITDLGVEKGKTIVTDELVQQMTEVIKEKIQK
- the amrS gene encoding AmmeMemoRadiSam system radical SAM enzyme, producing the protein MTALVKCELCPRYCILDNGQKGECRIRVNIEGKLYTLTYGHPCSIHIDPVEKKPLYHFLPGTPILSLATVGCNLHCKNCQNWEISQTEPYQLETEFIEPEKISTLAIQYQCPSIAYTYTEPLAYYEYTYECCKISAEKGLKNVLVTAGYINEEPYKRLLPLVHSANIDLKGFSEEFYRTVCDGTLKPVLKTLELTKNAGVELEVTNLVIPTMNDKDEDFQKLCEWVVSNLGKDTPLHFSQFYPRYKMTHLPPTPLETLLKARQIALNVGLQFVYIGNIIHRESSNTYCPSCKSLLVERYGFNVLQNNISQGKCPKCNTEIYGIWQ
- the amrB gene encoding AmmeMemoRadiSam system protein B, with the protein product MRNYSYIILFLLFIVVIPFACGENSTSNKEKEVGSPKVYKSLIAGQWYDASPQKLTQQISEMFNKADIEPIENVIGLILPHAGYMYSGLTACKGIKATDKSLYSRIIILGTSHRAPLENIISIPSVDFYETPLGQIPIDVEIIQDLKKFPYFKEVPLAQQGEHSIEIELPLLQYVKKDFKLIPLICGKLDLETTQKIAQILQNYIDEKTLVIASSDFTHYGPNYNYIPFSEDIPKNLKKLDMGAYQYIEKRDVKKFYEYIEKTGITICGPYGIGVLMYLLPENTQVNLVEYKQSGEIVNDYQNSVSYFGIAFTGTWEKKERTPMNTSTTLTPEEKKDLLKLARWTLEYVLEHNKLPSDNEIPIKVTEIMKTPRAAFVTLKINEDLRGCIGEIFATKPMYKSVLQNAYNAGFKDPRFYPISKEELPKIKIDISLLTHPRKINHYNEIELGKHGIILKKGYYQALFLPQVAPEQNWNLQQTLEHLSMKAGLPPDGYKEGAEFEVFEAEVFHEE